In Pseudomonas sp. FP1742, the DNA window AAGGAAGGCTTGCAAACCGGCGACCTGATCTTCTTCGCCACCAATGGCGGCTCCCAGGTCAGCCATGCCGGAATCTACGTCGGCGAAGGGCGCTTCGTCCACGCGCCTGCCACGGGCGGCACGGTCAAGCTGGACAGCTTGTCCAAAGCTTACTGGCAGAAAGCTTATCTAAGCGCCAAGCGCATCTTGCAACCCGAGCACTTGGCACATAATCCATAGCGGAGGTTGTCATGACCGCTCGCACGCTCAATCTCGACGATTCCCTTTACCAATATCTGCTCGACGTTTCCCTGCGGGAGACGCCGCTGCTCAAGCGCCTGCGTGACGAAACCCAGGCGCTGCCCATGGCTCGCTGGCAGGTGGCCCCAGAGCAAGGGCAGTTTCTCGCATTGCTGGTCAAACTCATTGGCGCCAGGCGGTTGCTGGAAGTCGGCACCTTCACCGGCTACAGCGCCTTGTGCATGGCGGCGGCATTGCCGGATGACGGTTCGCTGATCTGTTGCGATCTCCCTGGCGATTACAACGCCACCGCCCGACGGTACTGGCAGGAAGCAGGCGTGGGTGGGCGAATCGATCTGCGTCTGGCACCTGCGTTGGAAACCCTC includes these proteins:
- a CDS encoding O-methyltransferase, which translates into the protein MTARTLNLDDSLYQYLLDVSLRETPLLKRLRDETQALPMARWQVAPEQGQFLALLVKLIGARRLLEVGTFTGYSALCMAAALPDDGSLICCDLPGDYNATARRYWQEAGVGGRIDLRLAPALETLEQLEQQGQGEHFDLIFIDADKANYPAYLEHALRLLRVGGLAVFDNTLWSGRVLEANPESEDTRAIQALNRALKDDSRVDLSLLPLGDGLTICRKR